In a genomic window of Candidatus Omnitrophota bacterium:
- a CDS encoding bifunctional 5,10-methylenetetrahydrofolate dehydrogenase/5,10-methenyltetrahydrofolate cyclohydrolase — protein MAKLLEGRPVAEKIKAQIKLNVQSLTSAPVLASVLVGANPAAAAYVRSQEKTALGLGIAYKLHQLPENISEDELIDFIIKLNADKSVNGIILQMPLPQYLDYKKISGYISPKKDIEGMHPCTPTAVMELLDSTGIDLYGKEVVIVGHSEIVGKPLALLLLEKLATVTICHIATSKAGRLEGHVRRAEVLIVAVGQAGLIKGNWIKEGAIVIDVGINRLGDKIVGDVEFEAAEKRASYITPVPGGVGPLTVAILMRNLVEAAKLQQ, from the coding sequence TTGGCAAAATTATTAGAGGGTAGGCCTGTTGCTGAAAAAATTAAAGCTCAGATAAAACTTAACGTGCAAAGCTTAACTTCGGCTCCGGTTTTAGCCAGTGTGTTAGTGGGGGCTAATCCCGCTGCGGCTGCTTATGTGAGAAGCCAGGAAAAAACCGCTTTGGGCCTGGGCATTGCCTATAAGCTGCATCAGCTGCCTGAGAATATTTCCGAGGATGAATTGATCGATTTTATCATTAAGCTTAATGCCGATAAGTCGGTTAACGGTATTATTTTGCAAATGCCCCTGCCTCAATATCTGGACTACAAGAAAATAAGCGGGTATATTTCGCCAAAAAAAGACATTGAAGGCATGCATCCTTGTACGCCGACGGCGGTAATGGAACTGCTGGACTCTACGGGAATAGATTTGTACGGAAAAGAAGTGGTTATTGTCGGCCATAGTGAGATCGTCGGTAAACCGCTGGCGCTACTTTTATTGGAAAAATTGGCTACGGTTACCATCTGCCATATCGCAACCAGCAAAGCAGGCAGATTAGAAGGGCATGTGCGCAGGGCAGAGGTGCTGATTGTGGCTGTCGGCCAAGCCGGATTAATCAAGGGCAATTGGATTAAAGAAGGGGCGATTGTTATCGATGTGGGTATTAACCGTTTAGGTGATAAGATTGTCGGGGATGTGGAATTTGAAGCAGCAGAAAAAAGAGCCTCTTATATTACTCCAGTGCCGGGAGGAGTGGGCCCCTTGACTGTAGCTATTTTAATGCGCAACCTGGTCGAGGCAGCCAAACTTCAGCAGTAA
- a CDS encoding cyclodeaminase/cyclohydrolase family protein, with protein sequence MKYKTASLTKYLNDLSARLPAPGGGSAAAMNAAMAASLISMVVNFTLGKPKYSKYEAELKAALRKSNKLTNDFLDLVDLDVAAYKSKDPRKAADVPLMLARLCAEGAKILPSLIKKTNPSLISDLAVAAIFLESAFSAACFNVDINLKILDDHKLAKAINKELRLKAKLIKQSRAQMEEKVGKIIRG encoded by the coding sequence ATGAAATATAAAACTGCAAGTTTAACTAAATACCTCAATGATTTATCCGCAAGGCTTCCCGCTCCGGGAGGCGGGTCGGCCGCGGCAATGAACGCGGCTATGGCTGCCAGCTTGATTAGTATGGTGGTTAATTTTACCTTGGGTAAGCCTAAATATTCCAAATATGAAGCAGAGCTTAAAGCAGCCTTAAGAAAATCCAATAAATTAACAAATGATTTCTTAGATTTGGTAGATTTAGATGTCGCAGCGTACAAAAGTAAAGATCCCCGTAAAGCAGCGGATGTGCCGTTAATGCTGGCCAGGCTTTGTGCTGAAGGGGCAAAAATACTGCCATCTTTAATTAAAAAAACAAACCCGAGTTTAATCAGCGATCTGGCAGTGGCGGCAATATTTTTAGAGTCGGCATTTAGCGCCGCTTGTTTTAATGTCGATATAAATTTGAAGATCCTTGATGATCATAAATTAGCTAAAGCAATAAATAAAGAATTACGGCTAAAAGCAAAATTAATTAAGCAGAGCAGGGCTCAGATGGAGGAAAAAGTTGGCAAAATTATTAGAGGGTAG
- a CDS encoding YraN family protein yields the protein MPQNKLEFGKAAEKAAVDFLKVKGYKIRRCNYRTRFGEIDIIAQDKDVICFVEVKARHSLNLGSPEEAVFARKQKQISKAAIHYLKMNKLLEQPARFDVLALLYKDKVPEISLIKDAFELNACFSL from the coding sequence GTGCCTCAAAACAAATTAGAATTTGGTAAGGCAGCTGAAAAAGCCGCGGTAGATTTTTTAAAAGTTAAAGGTTACAAGATCCGCCGATGCAATTACCGGACCAGGTTTGGGGAAATCGATATAATCGCGCAGGATAAAGATGTGATCTGTTTTGTGGAGGTTAAGGCCAGGCATTCCCTTAATCTGGGTTCTCCTGAGGAAGCGGTTTTTGCAAGAAAACAAAAACAAATCTCTAAAGCCGCTATTCATTATTTGAAAATGAATAAACTTTTGGAGCAACCGGCGCGTTTTGATGTGCTTGCGCTTTTATATAAGGATAAGGTGCCTGAGATATCTTTGATCAAGGATGCCTTTGAATTAAACGCCTGCTTTAGCCTTTAA
- a CDS encoding ribonuclease HII: protein MLRYEKKLKGKGFDLIIGVDEAGRGPLAGPVVAAAVWLKDFRFDNRIDDSKKLTPARRKDAFFEIKSKSLYAIAIVGHKQIDRINILQATILAMQKAISKLVRQCDPVKLKRAFVLIDGNMRFKLGLPYQSIVRGDGKSLSIAAASILAKVRRDQIMDAYHEIYPQYGFIKHKGYPTRMHRDILKQIGPAAIHRKSFLKCLKTN, encoded by the coding sequence GTGCTGCGCTACGAAAAGAAACTAAAAGGTAAAGGTTTTGATTTAATTATCGGCGTGGATGAGGCCGGACGCGGCCCGTTAGCCGGGCCGGTAGTGGCTGCAGCAGTGTGGTTAAAGGATTTTCGTTTCGACAATCGTATTGATGACTCTAAGAAACTAACTCCCGCAAGAAGAAAAGACGCGTTTTTTGAAATAAAAAGCAAATCTTTATACGCAATAGCAATAGTCGGCCATAAGCAGATTGACCGGATCAACATCCTGCAGGCTACAATTTTGGCCATGCAAAAAGCAATCTCTAAATTAGTCAGGCAGTGTGATCCGGTAAAATTAAAACGCGCCTTTGTGCTTATCGACGGCAATATGCGTTTTAAGCTGGGACTTCCTTATCAGAGCATTGTCAGGGGGGATGGAAAATCCCTAAGTATTGCCGCCGCGAGCATATTGGCAAAAGTCCGGCGGGATCAGATTATGGATGCTTACCATGAAATTTATCCGCAATACGGTTTTATTAAACATAAGGGGTATCCGACGCGAATGCACCGGGACATCTTAAAACAAATTGGGCCTGCAGCTATTCATCGAAAGAGCTTTTTAAAGTGCCTCAAAACAAATTAG
- the rplS gene encoding 50S ribosomal protein L19 — protein MDIKSIEAGFAKKQMPAINVGDTVKVLTRIPEGPDKFRLHPFEGVVIAKSGSGAKLNFTVRKVSFGEGIERVFPLYSPVIERIELIRSGKVKKAKLYYLREKVGKHATKIESKEEATS, from the coding sequence ATGGACATCAAATCAATTGAGGCGGGATTTGCCAAGAAGCAGATGCCTGCCATTAATGTCGGAGATACGGTAAAGGTGCTGACCAGGATCCCGGAAGGTCCGGATAAGTTCCGCCTGCATCCTTTTGAGGGCGTGGTGATCGCCAAGAGCGGCTCCGGAGCCAAACTTAACTTCACGGTGAGAAAAGTTTCCTTCGGCGAGGGGATTGAACGCGTATTTCCGCTTTATTCTCCGGTTATCGAGCGTATTGAGCTGATCCGTTCCGGTAAAGTTAAAAAAGCCAAGCTTTACTACCTAAGGGAAAAGGTCGGCAAGCACGCTACTAAAATAGAAAGTAAGGAAGAAGCAACAAGTTAG
- the trmD gene encoding tRNA (guanosine(37)-N1)-methyltransferase TrmD, producing MRIDIISIFPKMFSAVLDESIIKRAQKKGKVKIFVHDLRDYALDRHRKVDDRPFGGGSGMVIQVEPIFRAIQAIKKKIKGKSKVILLCPQGKKFSQERARKLSKCKNLIFVCGRYEGVDERVRLYLVDEEISIGDYILTGGELAAMVVVDSLVRLIPGVLGDKNSLNFESFEGNLLEYPQYSRPSQFKNWPVPEVLICGAHDKIEAWRKLESLKRTRQRRPDLLQK from the coding sequence ATGCGCATAGATATTATTTCTATCTTTCCTAAAATGTTTTCCGCCGTGCTGGATGAGTCGATAATTAAGCGGGCGCAGAAAAAGGGCAAGGTTAAAATTTTTGTCCACGATTTAAGGGATTATGCCCTGGATAGGCACCGCAAGGTTGACGACCGGCCCTTTGGCGGAGGTTCGGGCATGGTTATACAGGTGGAGCCGATTTTCAGGGCAATCCAGGCAATTAAAAAAAAGATTAAAGGTAAGAGTAAAGTAATCTTGCTTTGCCCTCAGGGAAAGAAGTTTAGCCAGGAACGCGCCAGAAAATTATCCAAATGCAAAAATTTGATATTCGTCTGCGGCCGTTATGAAGGGGTGGATGAAAGGGTCAGGCTTTATCTGGTTGATGAAGAAATTTCAATCGGAGATTATATTCTGACCGGCGGAGAGCTTGCCGCGATGGTGGTGGTGGATAGCTTAGTCAGGCTTATTCCCGGGGTATTGGGTGATAAAAATTCCTTGAATTTTGAGTCATTCGAAGGTAATCTATTAGAGTATCCGCAATATAGCCGGCCCTCCCAATTCAAAAATTGGCCGGTGCCTGAAGTTCTGATTTGCGGAGCCCATGATAAAATCGAGGCCTGGCGCAAACTGGAATCGCTTAAGCGCACAAGACAAAGAAGGCCGGATTTACTGCAAAAATAG
- the tgt gene encoding tRNA guanosine(34) transglycosylase Tgt produces the protein MFTLIHKDKNSKARLGRVTTAHGSFDTPAFMTVGTHATVKGLMLKDVEEAGAQIILSNAYHVFLRPGMEIIKKAGGLHKFMGWDKPILTDSGGYQIFSLALFRKMHDHGVEFQSHIDGLKHFLTPEDVIKIQETLGADIMMPLDECVHYPCVKDHARVAMERTIAWAKRSKEARLKEKGALFGIIQGATYEDLRLDCAKRLVDMDFDGYSIGGVSVGESSNLIYNIIELVTCLLPENKPRYAMGIGYPFDLVEAVDHGVDMFDCVIPTRYGRNGTAFTSTGKIIIRNAPYAEDFRPLDAKCGCYACKNFSRAYLRHLFNAKEMLGLILLSLHNVYFFLDLMRQVRAAIKEDKFSQFKQAFLINYNNQICA, from the coding sequence ATGTTTACATTAATTCATAAAGACAAAAATAGCAAAGCCAGGTTAGGCAGGGTTACTACCGCCCACGGCTCTTTTGACACTCCGGCTTTTATGACCGTGGGCACCCATGCTACGGTAAAAGGGCTGATGCTCAAGGACGTGGAGGAGGCCGGCGCCCAGATAATCCTGTCTAACGCTTACCATGTATTTTTACGGCCGGGTATGGAGATAATTAAAAAAGCAGGCGGTTTGCATAAATTTATGGGCTGGGATAAGCCGATACTTACCGATAGCGGAGGTTATCAGATTTTTAGCCTGGCGCTTTTCCGCAAGATGCATGACCATGGGGTTGAATTCCAATCACATATCGACGGCCTAAAACATTTTCTTACTCCTGAAGATGTCATCAAGATCCAGGAAACTTTGGGTGCCGATATTATGATGCCGCTTGATGAATGCGTGCATTATCCGTGTGTTAAGGATCACGCCAGGGTAGCGATGGAGAGGACAATTGCCTGGGCCAAGAGATCAAAAGAAGCGCGTCTTAAAGAAAAGGGGGCATTATTCGGTATTATCCAAGGGGCTACTTATGAAGACCTGCGCCTTGATTGCGCCAAGCGTTTAGTGGATATGGATTTTGACGGTTATTCTATCGGCGGAGTTTCGGTTGGCGAGAGCAGTAATTTAATATATAATATTATTGAATTGGTTACCTGTCTTCTCCCGGAGAATAAACCGCGTTATGCCATGGGCATCGGTTATCCGTTTGATTTGGTGGAGGCGGTAGACCACGGAGTGGATATGTTTGACTGCGTAATCCCCACCCGTTACGGAAGAAACGGCACAGCTTTTACCTCTACCGGTAAAATTATTATCCGCAATGCCCCGTATGCCGAAGATTTCCGGCCTCTGGACGCAAAATGCGGCTGTTATGCCTGCAAAAATTTTTCCCGGGCATATTTAAGGCATTTATTTAACGCCAAAGAAATGCTCGGCCTGATTTTACTTAGCTTGCATAATGTTTATTTCTTCCTGGATTTAATGCGCCAGGTACGGGCGGCGATAAAAGAAGATAAATTCAGCCAGTTCAAGCAGGCGTTTTTAATTAATTACAATAACCAGATATGCGCATAG
- the queA gene encoding tRNA preQ1(34) S-adenosylmethionine ribosyltransferase-isomerase QueA: MLKLAEFDYLLPKELIAQYPLKNREEARLLVINRKSGQIIHSVFKDIRQFLKKNDLLAFNDTKVLHCRLIGKKVTGGRVEILLTRRINGITFSCLIQPSRTKVSENILFADGKIKGVISGRGQIRFKQSDADTIYDFGIVPLPPYIRREPEDLDTLYYQTVYAKNAGALASPTAGLHFSQELLKDIRQGSVNFAYLTLHVGLGTFRPVKCEDITEHKMEPEYFLVPDATVALVNQAKADKGRIIAVGTTALRALETYAAGRKEGNTELFIYPGYKFKLVDCLLTNFHLPKTTLLMLVCAFGGRELMLKAYQEAVDNKYRFYSYGDAMLII; the protein is encoded by the coding sequence ATGTTAAAACTTGCTGAATTCGATTATTTACTGCCTAAAGAATTAATTGCCCAATATCCTTTGAAAAACAGGGAAGAGGCCAGGCTCCTGGTTATCAATCGCAAGAGCGGCCAAATTATCCATAGCGTATTTAAAGATATCCGGCAGTTCCTTAAAAAAAATGATTTATTGGCCTTTAATGATACCAAAGTTTTGCATTGCCGTTTAATCGGCAAAAAAGTAACCGGGGGCAGAGTGGAGATTTTATTGACCCGGCGGATCAACGGGATAACTTTTTCTTGCCTCATTCAGCCCAGTCGCACAAAAGTCAGCGAAAATATCCTTTTCGCTGACGGTAAGATTAAGGGAGTTATAAGCGGCCGCGGGCAGATCCGTTTTAAACAATCCGACGCGGATACAATCTATGATTTTGGGATTGTCCCTTTGCCGCCCTACATCAGGCGAGAGCCTGAGGATTTAGACACGCTCTATTATCAGACGGTTTACGCAAAAAACGCGGGGGCGCTGGCCTCACCGACCGCCGGCCTGCATTTTAGCCAGGAGTTACTTAAGGATATCCGGCAGGGATCAGTTAATTTTGCTTACCTGACCTTACATGTGGGTTTGGGGACATTTCGCCCGGTTAAGTGTGAAGATATAACCGAGCATAAGATGGAACCGGAATATTTTTTAGTTCCCGATGCGACGGTTGCTTTGGTTAATCAGGCAAAGGCCGACAAAGGAAGGATTATCGCTGTCGGTACTACCGCGCTTCGGGCGCTGGAAACTTATGCCGCCGGCCGCAAAGAAGGCAATACCGAATTATTTATTTATCCGGGTTATAAATTTAAACTGGTCGATTGCCTTTTAACCAATTTCCATCTTCCCAAAACCACTCTGCTAATGCTGGTTTGCGCATTTGGGGGAAGAGAGCTGATGTTAAAAGCATATCAAGAGGCAGTGGATAATAAATATAGATTTTATAGTTATGGTGATGCAATGTTAATTATTTAG